The sequence TATATAATAATATACTTAAAAATCAATTATTATATTTTGATATTATACTAGCTACTAAACTACTAATTTTAGAGTTTTCTTATTTATTTAGCTTTGTGCTCCTTCTCTTCTCGTTTATAATTATAACAAAGTCAAACTAATTTATCAAGTTTTTATATTTTTGTAAATTTATAAAAAAGTTCCAAAGCACTTAAGTACTTTGGAACTTTTTTCTTTATTGATATTTTGGTTCTAACCAAACATCTGTAAAGGATAATTCATCTTGACCAGTCATTACATAATTATGAACAAATGGTTTAACCAATACTGGAGTTGTGTAATAATATACTGGAACCCATGGCGAATCATCCATTATTTTCTTTTCTATTTCTTGGTATAACTCAATTCTTTTTTGACCTGGTTTCATAGCACGAGCTTTATCTAACATCTTATCAACTTCTTCATTTTTGTAGAAAGAATAGTTTCCTCCTGATCCAAAGTTATCAGAATGGAATAATACATGTAAGAAGTTATCAGCATCTGGATAGTCAGCAATCCATGCCATCCTAAAAATTTCTGTATCTCCATTGTCTACTTTTTGGATATAAGTACCCCAATCCATACTCATTAGCTCAACATTAATGCCGATTTTCTTCAAGCTAGCTTGAACAGCTTCTGAAATTCTCTGATGGGCTTTAGCAGTATTATATGATAGTTCATAAGTTCCAGGCAATCCGTCTGGATATCCAGCTTCAGCTAATAACTGTTTAGCCTTTTCAAGGTCATATTCATAACCTTCTAAATCTGGATTATAACCTGGCATACCTGGTGGCAAAATACCATGTGCAGGTTTTACAAGACCATTTTTAAGAACATTAGCAATAACCTTCTTATTAACTGCATAGTTAATTGCTTTTCTAACCTTCTTATTATTAAATGGCTCTTGTTGAACGTTAAATCCAAAGTAATAAGTTCCTAATCTAGTTACTTTCCTAAATTCATCAGCAAATTCTCCATCAGGATTTAGTACTCTTGACATTTGCCCATCTGGAATATCAGAATCTATTTGATAAATATTTCCCTGTTCATACTCTGCAAAAGCAGAAGTACCCTCCGAAATAATTCTGAAAAGAAGTTTGTCTAAATAGGGACGACCATCTAGATAATAATCTTCATTCTTCTCTAATACAATCTTGCTATCATGTTTCCACTCGACAAACTTAAAAGGACCAGTACCTACTGGATTTTGAGAGAACTGTTCACCATATTCTGCAATTGCATCTTTAGAAACAATTGCTGCATTTTCCATAGCTAAAACAGATAAAAATGGAGTAAAGGGCTCAGTTAATTTAATTTCTACAGTATAATCATCAGTTGCCCTTAATCCAGTAACTTTCTCTGCTTTGCCCTCTTGAAAAGATTTCGCACCTTCAACCCCTTCAAATAACCATGCACGTGGTGATTTTGTCTTAGGATCTAAAAGTCTTGTAAAAGAATAAATAACATCATCAGCTGTTACTTTATTCCCATTATGAAACTTTACATTCTCCCTTAAATCAAAGGTCCAAGTTAATCCATCATCACTAACCTTCCAACTCTTAGCTATAGCTGGTACAATTTCTAAATCTTTATTGAATTCAACTAGACCATCAAAAACATTTCTAATAACTTTAGCAGATGTACTATCAGTTCCATGAGCTGGATCTAATGTTGGAGGATCAGCTGATATCCTTCCTTCAAATACTCCACCATATTTATCTTCTTCACTTACTTTAGTAACCTCATTTTTTTCTTTTTTAGGCTCTTCTTGCTTGCTTTCTTGATTTCCTCCACAACCTACAACAGTAAAAGCCAATATAAGTGTAATTGCAATAATACTAATTAATTTCTTAAACATTACTAAAATTACCTCCCTCTATAAATTAAATTTATCTCACTCATGCTCATTCATTCTTAGAATTTCGTTTTCTTATAAAAAAGGAATATGGATTTAATTATTAAAACCAATTAATATTTGGAATTGAAAGGATAAACTAACCCCAAAAACTTAACAATTATTTTAAAAAATATGGTCGCTTATTGGAACTCCACATCTCCATGGTAGTTTAACCTCCCATATCTCCCAGGATCTATGTCCCTACATTCCTTCGTTCTACCTATCCATGGGTGGAGGCTGGATATGCTCCTTGTCAGGGTCTATGCCCGTATTGAAAAAATTAATTCCAGCTCTTCCAGTCTTCCTTTTTCAAAGTACTTACTCTAAGAAAAACAAACATAAATAATTGATTTATATTATAAAATTTACATTCCAATAATTTACTTTAAATATCTTTAAGCAGCTTCCTGTAAATTTGAACGCTTAATATCTCTAAATAATTTTTCACTATCATATTTCACTTGCTTTTTCCATAAGGCAAATAATACTCTAATTAATTTGCATGATAAAGCTACTAGGGATTGCTTTTTCTTCAAAGGGTTTTCAGAGCGAGTTGTGTAGTATTCATGAAGTGCTTTAAACTCTTCGTTCTTTGCTACCAGAGGCAGCATCACTCTATATAGTAAAGCTCTCAATTTAGCTCTTCCCCTTTTAGTAATACAAGTTCTTCCCTTATGTTTGCCTGAACTATTTTCCATTAAATTCAACCCTGCTAGCTTTTGTATTTGTCGTGGATGTTCATAGTTATTTATATCTCCAACTTCTGAAATAAATCCTGCTACTGTCTTTATTCCTACCCCTTTGATACTTAACATTGATTCTGAACCTGGTACTTTCTTTAATAACTCTTCTATTTTATTGGTTAATTCTTCGCTTTGATTTGTTATATTTTCATATTGATCTAAGAAATAATTTAATTCAAACTTTGCTATTTCAGCTCCTTCAGTTAAACCTACTGAATTTTCAGCAGCTCTTATAAGCTTTTTAGCTCGTTTTATTCCAACTGCTCTTTTAACTTTTTTCTTCCAAATTGAAACTATTTCTTCTGGTGTCATTTTTACTACTTCAGACGGCAGAGGAAATGTCTTTAGTGTAACTAAAGACGCCTTTCCATCCCAACCTTTAAATACTGTTAAATATTCAGGAAAATACTTATCAATAAACTGATGTATCTTTCCTACTACCCGTTGTAAATCTTTATTTAATCTTTCCATATGGGTCATTGCTACACGAACATCAGCATAAACACCAACTGGTATATTAGGCTCTGAATAGCGCCCATCTTTAACTAATTGAGCTATTACTTTAGCATCTTTCTTATCATTCTTTGTCGGAGAATTATCATCTAACTCTTTACTTCTCTTTGTATGACTTGGATTGACTAATACCAACTTTATTTCCTTGCATCTTAAAAGTTGAGCTAAATTCAACCAATAATGACCTGTTGGCTCCATTCCAACTATTATATCTTCTTTCTCATATTGATCTTTTAATTTAAACATCCACTTTGAAAAGTTATCAAATCCTTCTTTTGAATTTTGAAAAGCTAACGCTTTTCCGTATTCAATACCACGATAATCTTGAGCTCTTGCAACATGCTTTTTCTTTGCAATATCAACCCCAATCACTAAAGTTGAAGTTTTTACTTGCATTATTTTACGATTTCGATTATAATTCATTTTATGAGTACCTCCTTTTTATTTAGGGATCTTTTAGATACCCCGTATTATATCAGGAGGTGCTCTTTTTGTCTATCTAGATATTTATTTATTACAGGAATGCTCCTTGTTATTTATTATGTATTTATTTTTAGTATTTATTTGCTTTATTATGATAATTTCTTAAAATTTAATCAGTGACAAACATAAGTCATTTATTAAAATTTAGAAAACAACTCAGATATTAATTTTATTATAATATTATACAATTGTCAAAAAATATTGCCTATAACTTAAAGAAATAATGATTACAAAGCAAAACAGACTATAATTCAGATATAAAAAAGCAGCAATTATTTTAAAATAATTGCTGCTTTTTAATTTACTTATTATCTACAGATTACTCTCACAGTTAATAACTGTTATTTGGTCATTATTAACCTTTAATAAAAGCTCTATCTCCCCTGGAATAAAATAAACTAAATCTAAGCCGATTAATTCTTCAGAGACAAAAATCTCTTTCTCCAATGTCAATACAGGTGAACCAGAACTAACATTCAATAGTTCTGCTAAGTTTGAATCGCTTACCTCAGCTCGAATTCTATTTTCAGAAAAATAAGTATCCGCTCTATTCTCTAACTCTTCAAAATCATTTAATCCTACATTTTCAGAAACAATAGTTGTATTAACCATAATAGGTACATTCTGGTCTTGAAATAATATTGTTCTTTCTAAAAAATTAGATTTCTCACCTATAATATCATTATACTTATTTCTCTTATTTAGAACAGTATTATTATGTACCAATAAGTCTAAATTTCCTAATTGATTTACATTTAATAAATCTAACAACAACTTGTTCTTATCCTTCTTATCTTCCAACTTTTTAACATATTGCTTTCTTAACTTGGTTAGTGATAGATTAGCCTCTGATAAAACAGTTCTCACATAATGAGAGGTAGTTTCAGCTAATTGAGAAATCCTTTCTACCTTTAAAAAAGGATCCTTTTTAGCTAAATAAATCACCCTTTCCTTCTTGGTCAAGTCATATAATCCATACTCTTCTACTAAACTACTCATTCGATTGACCTCCTCTGATTAATCATATCCCTACTGAGCCTAAAATTTATTTTAATAGCATTAATTAATATACAAACATAAGTTACTTTATTACTTAAATAAGATAAAATTATCTTCAATTAAAAAATTACTTAACTACTATAAAATAAACTTCCAAACAGAACCATTTGTATAAATATACGATATTTTTTATAATTATAATACAGTTGCTATACCTTGTCAACACTTAATAGGCTTAATTTTGATGATTATAATTCAATATCAATATTATATAAATATTTACTAACATTTATTTGTTCTATGATATAATTTTAGTAGAAAAGAATTTTAAGTTAAATTTCATCAGCATAGTGACAAGCTGCAAAATGACCATCATCTTTCTCTTCAAACTGTGGCACTTCTGTCTTACATTTATCTGTTGCAAAAGGACATCTTGTATGGAAGGGACATCCACTTGGTGGATTAATCGGACTTGGAACATCACCTTCTAAGATTATCTTCTCTCTTTTCTGTTCTGGATCTGGAATTGGAATCGCTGATAGTAATGCCTTTGTATAAGGATGCTTTGGATTGTTATATAGTTCATCTTTACTTGATAATTCTACCATTCTTCCCAAATACATTACTGCTACTCTATCACTGATATGGCGTACAACACTTAAGTCATGAGCAATGAAGATATAGGTCAATCCTAGCTCTTTTTGCAAATCCTGCATTAAGTTAACTACCTGTGCTTGTACAGATACATCAAGTGCTGATACCGGTTCATCACAGACTATTATCTTTGGATCTACTGCCAAAGCTCTAGCAATTCCTATTCTTTGTCTTTGACCACCACTAAATTCATGAGGATACCTACTTGCATAGTTTGGTTGTAAACCTACTCTTTCTAATAGGTCTTTTACCTTTCTTTTTGCTTCTTTTCCTGTAGCTATCTTATGGATTTTCATTGGCTCTGCAATTATTTCTCCAATTGTCATTCTTGGATTCAATGAAGCATAAGGATCTTGGAAGATCATTTGCATCTCACGACGCAAACTTCTCATCTCTTTTTTATTTAAATCATAGATATTCTTACCTTCGAAGATAACCTCACCTTCTGTAGCTTCTAAAAGTCTTAGTAACAGACGACCTGTTGTAGATTTACCACAACCACTTTCTCCTACTAAACCTAAGGTTTCGCCACGCTTTACTTCAAAGTTTAATCCATCTACCGCTTTAACTGAGTTTACTACCTTTCCAAAGATTCCACCTTTAATTGGAAAGTGTTTCTTTAGATTTCTTACCTTTAAAATTGTATCTGACATAATCTTCACCTCCTACTCTGCTTTTAAGTCTATTTCATCCCATCTATGGCATCTTACTGTATGATTATCATCTTTTATATCTTCTAATTGTGGTTCTTTAGACCAACACTCTTCTGTTGCAAATGGACATCTTGTTGCAAACTTACACCCTTCTGGGAAACTGAATGGATCTGGTACATTTCCTTCAATTGGTGTTAATCTATGAGATTTACCATCTAATCTTGGAATTGATTTGATTAATCCTGCTGTATAAGGATGCTTTGGATTCTTAAATAAGGTCTTAACATCTGTATATTCTACAACTCTACCACCATACATAACTGCTACTTTGTCAGCTACTTCTGCAATCACACCTAAATCATGGGTAATTAACATAATTGCTGTGTTATATTCATCTCTTAACTCTTTCATTAATTCAAGAATTTGAGCCTGAATTGTTACATCTAAAGCTGTTGTTGGCTCATCGGCAATTAATAAGTCTGGACTACATGCCAAAGCCATAGCAATCATTACACGCTGTCTCATACCACCACTCATTTGATGAGGATGATCATGAACTCTCTTTTCCGGCGAAGGTATTCCTACCTTCTCTAACATCTCTACTGCTTTTTCTAAAGCAGCTTTTTTATCTAAATCTTGGTGTAATTGAATTGTTTCTGCAATCTGATCTCCAACTGTATATACTGGGTTTAATGAGGTCATTGGTTCTTGGAAGATCATTGAAATCTCATTACCCCTAATCTTTCTGATCTCACGCATCGGTTTTTCTAATAAGTTTTCACCTTTAAAATTTATCTCTCCACCTACTATCTTTCCTGGTGGGGTCGGGATTAATTGCATAATTGATGCTGAAGTTACACTCTTACCTGAACCAGATTCACCTACAATCCCTAAGGTTTCACCTTTATTAATACTAAAGCTAACACCATCTACAGCCTTTACTACTCCTTTATCTAAAAAGAAATGTGTCTTTAAATCTTTTACCTCTAATATTTTTTCACTCATCTTCTCACCTCCGTTAGTACTTATTAGCTGCTAGCTATTAATGCTTGACTACTAGCTTAATTCTTTTAATCTTTACGCTATTAGCCAATAGTTAGTGACTAATTTATTAATCCTTCATCTTAGGATCTAAGGCATCTCTTAATCCATCACCAAATAAGTTAAATCCTAATACCGTAATCATAATTGCAATCCCAGGAAAAGCTACTACCCAGGGTGCTATCTGTAACGATGCTCTACCTGCACTTAACATAGCTCCCCATTCAGGAGTTGGAGGTTGAGCTCCCAAACCTAAAAAACTCAATCCTGCTGCTTCTAAAATCGCAGTAGCAATACTTAATGTTGATTGAACAATTAAAGGTGCTAAACAGTTAGGCAACACATGTTTCATGATAATTGTAAAATCATTGGCTCCTAAAGATTTAGCTGCTTCTATATATTCTTCTTCTTTCACACTTAAAACAGAAGATCTGATAATTCTAGCAAAACGTGGTAAATTAACAATACCAATAGCAATCATAGCATTACTTAGCTGTGGACCTAAAATAGCCATAATTCCAATAGCTAATAAAATACTAGGAAAGGCCAACATAATATCCATTAACCTCATAATTAAAGTATCAATCTTACCACCATAATAACCAGCAATAACTCCAGAACCAACACCTAATACCAAAGCCAAACTAACTGATATAATACCTACTTGTAAAGAGATTCTAGAACCATAGATAATTCTACTTAAAATATCACGACCTAAATTATCAGTTCCAAATAAATGTCCTCCAGAAGGTGCTTTTAATCTTTGTAAAATATTTGTTTCTATTGGATTATAAGGTGCCAAAAAAGGCGATAAAATAGCTGCTAATATTAAAAGAGAGATAATCCCTAAACCAAACATAGCAGTCTTATTTTTAATTAACCGTTTCCAAGCCTCTACCCACAATCCACTGCTTTTTTCCTCTATTTCAATTGTTTTATTCTCTAATTGTGCTTGAGTACTTTCCATTCTATCCCTCCTTGTATTCTAGCTAACAGTTAATATCAACTGACTATCAGCTATTTAATTGTAATGTATCTTAGGATCAATAACTCCATATAATAAATCTACTGCTAAGTTAACAAAAACAAAGGTAATTGCTAAAACTAATATTGAACCTTGAACTACTGGAAAATCTCTTGCCATAATAGCATCAAAGGAATATTTACCTACTCCAGGCCAAGAGAAAATTGTTTCAGTCATAACCGCTCCACCTAATAATACTCCAAATTGAAGTCCAATAACTGTTATAATT is a genomic window of Orenia marismortui DSM 5156 containing:
- a CDS encoding ABC transporter substrate-binding protein, producing MFKKLISIIAITLILAFTVVGCGGNQESKQEEPKKEKNEVTKVSEEDKYGGVFEGRISADPPTLDPAHGTDSTSAKVIRNVFDGLVEFNKDLEIVPAIAKSWKVSDDGLTWTFDLRENVKFHNGNKVTADDVIYSFTRLLDPKTKSPRAWLFEGVEGAKSFQEGKAEKVTGLRATDDYTVEIKLTEPFTPFLSVLAMENAAIVSKDAIAEYGEQFSQNPVGTGPFKFVEWKHDSKIVLEKNEDYYLDGRPYLDKLLFRIISEGTSAFAEYEQGNIYQIDSDIPDGQMSRVLNPDGEFADEFRKVTRLGTYYFGFNVQQEPFNNKKVRKAINYAVNKKVIANVLKNGLVKPAHGILPPGMPGYNPDLEGYEYDLEKAKQLLAEAGYPDGLPGTYELSYNTAKAHQRISEAVQASLKKIGINVELMSMDWGTYIQKVDNGDTEIFRMAWIADYPDADNFLHVLFHSDNFGSGGNYSFYKNEEVDKMLDKARAMKPGQKRIELYQEIEKKIMDDSPWVPVYYYTTPVLVKPFVHNYVMTGQDELSFTDVWLEPKYQ
- a CDS encoding IS110 family RNA-guided transposase, which translates into the protein MNYNRNRKIMQVKTSTLVIGVDIAKKKHVARAQDYRGIEYGKALAFQNSKEGFDNFSKWMFKLKDQYEKEDIIVGMEPTGHYWLNLAQLLRCKEIKLVLVNPSHTKRSKELDDNSPTKNDKKDAKVIAQLVKDGRYSEPNIPVGVYADVRVAMTHMERLNKDLQRVVGKIHQFIDKYFPEYLTVFKGWDGKASLVTLKTFPLPSEVVKMTPEEIVSIWKKKVKRAVGIKRAKKLIRAAENSVGLTEGAEIAKFELNYFLDQYENITNQSEELTNKIEELLKKVPGSESMLSIKGVGIKTVAGFISEVGDINNYEHPRQIQKLAGLNLMENSSGKHKGRTCITKRGRAKLRALLYRVMLPLVAKNEEFKALHEYYTTRSENPLKKKQSLVALSCKLIRVLFALWKKQVKYDSEKLFRDIKRSNLQEAA
- a CDS encoding GntR family transcriptional regulator, whose protein sequence is MSSLVEEYGLYDLTKKERVIYLAKKDPFLKVERISQLAETTSHYVRTVLSEANLSLTKLRKQYVKKLEDKKDKNKLLLDLLNVNQLGNLDLLVHNNTVLNKRNKYNDIIGEKSNFLERTILFQDQNVPIMVNTTIVSENVGLNDFEELENRADTYFSENRIRAEVSDSNLAELLNVSSGSPVLTLEKEIFVSEELIGLDLVYFIPGEIELLLKVNNDQITVINCESNL
- a CDS encoding ABC transporter ATP-binding protein, whose product is MSDTILKVRNLKKHFPIKGGIFGKVVNSVKAVDGLNFEVKRGETLGLVGESGCGKSTTGRLLLRLLEATEGEVIFEGKNIYDLNKKEMRSLRREMQMIFQDPYASLNPRMTIGEIIAEPMKIHKIATGKEAKRKVKDLLERVGLQPNYASRYPHEFSGGQRQRIGIARALAVDPKIIVCDEPVSALDVSVQAQVVNLMQDLQKELGLTYIFIAHDLSVVRHISDRVAVMYLGRMVELSSKDELYNNPKHPYTKALLSAIPIPDPEQKREKIILEGDVPSPINPPSGCPFHTRCPFATDKCKTEVPQFEEKDDGHFAACHYADEI
- a CDS encoding ABC transporter ATP-binding protein, producing MSEKILEVKDLKTHFFLDKGVVKAVDGVSFSINKGETLGIVGESGSGKSVTSASIMQLIPTPPGKIVGGEINFKGENLLEKPMREIRKIRGNEISMIFQEPMTSLNPVYTVGDQIAETIQLHQDLDKKAALEKAVEMLEKVGIPSPEKRVHDHPHQMSGGMRQRVMIAMALACSPDLLIADEPTTALDVTIQAQILELMKELRDEYNTAIMLITHDLGVIAEVADKVAVMYGGRVVEYTDVKTLFKNPKHPYTAGLIKSIPRLDGKSHRLTPIEGNVPDPFSFPEGCKFATRCPFATEECWSKEPQLEDIKDDNHTVRCHRWDEIDLKAE
- the nikC gene encoding nickel transporter permease encodes the protein MESTQAQLENKTIEIEEKSSGLWVEAWKRLIKNKTAMFGLGIISLLILAAILSPFLAPYNPIETNILQRLKAPSGGHLFGTDNLGRDILSRIIYGSRISLQVGIISVSLALVLGVGSGVIAGYYGGKIDTLIMRLMDIMLAFPSILLAIGIMAILGPQLSNAMIAIGIVNLPRFARIIRSSVLSVKEEEYIEAAKSLGANDFTIIMKHVLPNCLAPLIVQSTLSIATAILEAAGLSFLGLGAQPPTPEWGAMLSAGRASLQIAPWVVAFPGIAIMITVLGFNLFGDGLRDALDPKMKD